A stretch of Panthera tigris isolate Pti1 chromosome E2, P.tigris_Pti1_mat1.1, whole genome shotgun sequence DNA encodes these proteins:
- the LRFN1 gene encoding leucine-rich repeat and fibronectin type III domain-containing protein 1 produces the protein MAPGPFSSALPSPPPAALPFLLLLWAGASRGQPCPGRCICQNVAPTLTMLCAKTGLLFVPPAIDRRVVELRLTDNFIAAVRRRDFANMTSLVHLTLSRNTIGQVAAGAFADLRALRALHLDSNRLAEVRGDQLRGLGNLRHLILGNNQIRRVESAAFDAFLSTVEDLDLSYNNLEALPWEAVGQMVNLNTLTLDHNLIDHIAEGTFVQLHKLVRLDMTSNRLHKLPPDGLFLRSQGSGPKPPTPLTVSFGGNPLHCNCELLWLRRLTREDDLETCATPEHLTDRYFWSIPEEEFLCEPPLITRQAGGRALVVEGQAVSLRCRAVGDPEPVVHWVAPDGRLLGNSSRTRVRGDGTLDVTITTLRDSGTFTCIASNAAGEATAPVEVCVVPLPLMAPPPAAPPPLTEPGSSDIATPGRPGANESAAERRLVAAELTSNSVLIRWPAQRPVPGIRMYQVQYNSSADDSLVYRMIPSTSQTFLVNDLAAGRAYDLCVLAVYDDGATALPATRVVGCVQFTTAGDPAPCRPLRAHFLGGTMIIAIGGVIVASVLVFIVLLMIRYKVYGDGDGRRVKGTSRSPPRVSHVCSQTNGAGASQAPPPPAQDRYEALREVTSPAAAALAVEAKAAAAEKDSTEPEAVLGRSLGGSATSLCLLPSEEISGEESRATAGPRRSRSGALGPPASAPPTLALVPGGAPARPRPQQRYSFDGDYGALFQSHSYPRRARRTKRHRSTPHLDGAGGGAAGEDGDLGLGSARARLAFTSTEWMLESTV, from the exons ATGGCTCCGGGCCCCTTCTCCTCGGCGCTCCCCTCGCCGCCACCTGCCGCCCTGCCCTTTCTGCTGCTGCTCTGGGCCGGGGCATCCCGTGGGCAGCCCTGCCCCGGCCGCTGCATCTGCCAGAACGTGGCGCCCACGCTGACCATGCTGTGCGCCAAGACCGGCTTGCTCTTCGTGCCGCCGGCCATCGACCGGCGCGTGGTGGAGCTGCGGCTCACTGACAACTTCATCGCGGCCGTCCGCCGCAGAGACTTCGCCAACATGACCAGCCTGGTGCACCTCACCCTGTCCCGTAACACCATCGGCCAGGTGGCCGCCGGCGCCTTCGCTGACCTCCGCGCCCTCCGCGCCCTGCACCTCGACAGCAACCGCCTGGCCGAGGTGCGTGGCGACCAGCTCCGCGGCTTGGGCAACCTTCGCCACCTGATCCTCGGCAACAACCAGATCCGCCGGGTCGAGTCAGCTGCCTTCGACGCCTTCCTGTCCACCGTGGAGGACCTGGATCTGTCCTACAACAATCTCGAGGCCCTGCCGTGGGAGGCTGTGGGCCAGATGGTGAACCTGAACACCCTCACGCTGGACCACAATCTCATCGACCATATCGCTGAAGGTACCTTTGTGCAGCTGCACAAACTGGTTCGCCTGGACATGACCTCCAACCGCCTCCATAAACTGCCCCCCGATGGGCTCTTTCTGAGGTCCCAAGGTTCGGGGCCGAAGCCGCCCACGCCGCTCACGGTCAGCTTCGGCGGCAACCCTCTGCACTGCAACTGCGAGCTGCTGTGGCTGCGGCGGCTGACCCGAGAGGACGACCTGGAGACGTGCGCCACCCCGGAGCACCTCACCGACCGCTACTTCTGGTCCATTCCCGAGGAGGAGTTCCTGTGTGAACCCCCGCTGATTACACGGCAGGCGGGGGGCCGGGCCCTGGTGGTGGAGGGCCAGGCGGTCAGCCTGCGGTGCCGCGCTGTGGGTGACCCTGAGCCCGTGGTGCATTGGGTCGCACCTGATGGGCGGTTGCTGGGGAACTCGAGCCGGACCCGGGTTCGGGGGGATGGGACACTGGATGTAACCATCACCACCTTAAGGGACAGTGGCACCTTCACGTGCATCGCCTCCAACGCCGCTGGGGAAGCAACGGCCCCCGTGGAGGTGTGCGTGGTACCCCTGCCTCTGATGGCGCCCCCGccggccgccccgccgcccctcACCGAGCCCGGCTCCTCAGACATCGCCACGCCCGGCCGACCCGGTGCCAACGAATCGGCCGCCGAGCGCCGGCTCGTGGCGGCCGAGCTCACCTCGAACTCGGTGCTCATCCGCTGGCCGGCCCAGAGGCCCGTGCCCGGCATCCGCATGTACCAGGTCCAGTACAACAGCTCCGCAGATGACTCCCTTGTCTACAG GATGATCCCATCCACCAGCCAGACCTTCCTGGTGAATGATCTGGCAGCAGGCCGCGCCTACGACCTGTGCGTGCTGGCAGTCTACGACGACGGGGCCACTGCACTGCCGGCCACGCGAGTGGTGGGCTGTGTGCAGTTTACCACTGCCGGGGATCCCGCGCCCTGCCGCCCACTGAGGGCCCATTTCTTGGGTGGCACCATGATCATCGCCATTGGGGGCGTCATCGTCGCCTCGGTCCTCGTCTTCATCGTTCTGCTCATGATCCGCTATAAGGTCTACGGCGACGGAGATGGCCGCCGCGTCAAGGGTACCTCCAGGTCGCCTCCGCGGGTCAGCCATGTGTGCTCGCAGACCAACGGCGCAGGCGCatcgcaggccccgcccccgccggcgcAAGACCGTTACGAGGCGCTGCGCGAGGTGACGTCCCCAGCTGCTGCCGCTTTGGCGGTCGAGGCGAAGGCCGCCGCCGCCGAGAAGGATTCCACCGAGCCAGAGGCCGTCCTTGGACGctccctgggcggctcagccacCTCGCTGTGCCTGCTGCCGTCTGAGGAAATCTCTGGGGAGGAGTCTCGGGCCACGGCGGGCCCTCGGAGGAGCCGTTCCGGGGCCCTGGGGCCGCCGGCTTCGGCGCCCCCCACTCTAGCTCTGGTTCCTGGGGGGGCCCCGGCCCGGCCGAGGCCGCAGCAGCGCTATTCGTTCGACGGGGACTACGGGGCACTCTTCCAGAGCCACAGTTACCCGCGCCGCGCCCGGCGGACAAAGCGCCACCGGTCCACGCCGCACCTGGACGGGGCCGGAGGGGGCGCGGCCGGGGAGGACGGAGACCTGGGGCTGGGCTCCGCCAGGGCACGCCTGGCCTTTACCAGCACCGAGTGGATGCTGGAGAGTACCGTCTGA